A DNA window from Sporosarcina sp. ANT_H38 contains the following coding sequences:
- a CDS encoding AbgT family transporter: MTSPKITEEQNGSKRSFFNKFLDFIERYGNKLPDPVMLFVYIAGLILVCSTIFSLLGTTAVNPGNGEVITVVNLLNGEGIIKILTNLVSNFTSFPPLGLVLVVMLGVGLAESTGLIGTVMKTTILNAPKKLILPTIVLVAIVGNAAADAAMVVLPPIVAMIFIALGRHPIAGLAAAYASVAGGFSANLILSVLDPLLAGFTQTGAQMIDPGFIANPAMNYYFLIASTFVLVPTAVFVTTKIVEPRLGKYEGKIVKLDEVTSAEKKGLLWAGISVAVMAIIVLSLSIPEDGLFRHPETGSLTVSPLMDSIVPLMMLLFLVPSIIYGKVVKVINNSKDFADHLSKSMASMGMYIVIAFVAAQMIAYFNWSNLGPVVAIKGAETLKAIGLTGLPLLIGFIIVAALINFLIASASAKWAILAPVFVPMFMILGYSPALTQMAYRIGDSITNPVTPMLAYFAIALTFAKKYDPKMGIGTFMTSLLPYSIAFAIMWILLFIGWYLLGIPLGPEGELFLKTK, encoded by the coding sequence ATGACTTCACCCAAAATTACAGAAGAACAAAACGGATCAAAGCGTAGTTTCTTTAATAAGTTTTTAGATTTTATCGAAAGATATGGAAACAAATTACCTGACCCGGTAATGTTATTTGTGTATATCGCAGGCCTTATTTTAGTTTGTTCTACAATTTTTTCGCTACTTGGAACAACAGCAGTAAACCCAGGTAACGGCGAAGTAATTACAGTCGTTAATTTACTAAACGGAGAAGGTATTATTAAAATACTGACGAATCTTGTATCAAACTTTACAAGTTTTCCTCCGCTAGGGCTGGTACTTGTAGTTATGCTAGGTGTTGGCCTTGCAGAATCAACAGGCCTAATTGGGACTGTTATGAAGACTACGATTTTAAATGCACCTAAAAAACTAATTCTTCCGACTATTGTTTTAGTAGCGATTGTTGGGAACGCAGCTGCAGATGCAGCAATGGTTGTCTTACCTCCGATTGTTGCAATGATATTTATTGCTTTAGGTCGACATCCTATTGCTGGTTTAGCTGCAGCCTATGCATCTGTTGCAGGGGGATTTAGTGCGAATTTAATATTGAGTGTTTTGGATCCGCTACTTGCTGGCTTTACGCAGACGGGTGCTCAGATGATTGATCCCGGGTTCATTGCGAATCCAGCCATGAACTATTATTTCTTAATTGCTTCGACTTTTGTGTTAGTCCCGACAGCGGTTTTCGTCACAACTAAAATCGTAGAACCGCGACTTGGCAAATATGAAGGGAAAATTGTGAAGTTGGATGAAGTAACCAGCGCAGAAAAAAAGGGTTTGCTATGGGCAGGAATTTCTGTTGCTGTAATGGCAATTATTGTCCTTAGTCTTTCCATTCCTGAAGATGGATTGTTTAGGCACCCAGAAACTGGTTCGTTAACGGTTTCGCCATTAATGGACAGTATTGTGCCATTAATGATGTTGTTGTTTCTAGTACCGTCAATTATTTATGGGAAAGTTGTTAAAGTCATTAACAACTCGAAAGATTTTGCGGATCATTTATCTAAATCCATGGCTAGTATGGGGATGTATATCGTCATCGCATTCGTAGCGGCACAGATGATTGCCTACTTTAATTGGAGTAATTTAGGTCCAGTTGTTGCCATTAAAGGTGCGGAAACGTTAAAAGCAATCGGATTGACAGGCCTTCCACTTTTAATCGGCTTTATTATTGTGGCGGCGCTTATTAACTTCCTAATCGCGAGTGCTTCAGCTAAGTGGGCTATTCTAGCTCCAGTGTTCGTACCAATGTTTATGATTTTAGGCTATAGTCCAGCTTTGACGCAAATGGCATATCGGATTGGGGATTCTATTACAAATCCGGTTACGCCAATGCTTGCCTATTTTGCCATTGCCTTAACTTTTGCGAAAAAGTACGATCCGAAGATGGGAATTGGTACATTCATGACGTCGCTGTTACCGTATTCCATTGCCTTTGCGATTATGTGGATTCTTTTGTTCATAGGTTGGTATTTACTGGGGATTCCACTTGGACCAGAAGGGGAATTGTTTTTGAAAACTAAGTAA
- a CDS encoding MFS transporter: MENAKKKIHYAWWILIGLCIMVGLGKGALNNSAGLFLTPVSKELGIGMGSLTLYLSISSVVTMLILPIGGKMMAKYNTKYLLTIAIILQAGAFAAFGLMNSVWGWYVLSIPLAVGGVFITVIAGPVLINQWFKKSKGLALGIMGAAGGAIGAIVQPITGNLIATRGWSSTYIIIGIAVIVIVVPVILLLIRKSPKEKGLLPYGTAATNDESSLSNEDTSNQGITLAVAKKTAAFYSLILFFFLITAIASFSMHIPTYLTSQGYTVAFAGNIMGVYMIGALVGALALGFFSDKIGAKTTTFLAMCLGIVSVIILQFFSGNVVLITIAAAIFGFMGASIGTLAPMLATALFGNKEYSQIYSTASLGLAVASMVVLPAYGFVYDFTGTYEMVLYALIAMFIVNIIAIYIAFKSKKKIVESGLWN; encoded by the coding sequence ATGGAAAATGCAAAAAAGAAAATACATTATGCATGGTGGATATTGATTGGTTTATGTATTATGGTGGGTCTTGGAAAAGGGGCACTGAATAACTCGGCTGGGCTATTTTTAACTCCTGTTTCTAAAGAACTTGGAATTGGCATGGGCAGTCTGACACTATACTTAAGTATCTCCTCAGTAGTGACGATGCTCATCTTACCTATTGGTGGTAAAATGATGGCGAAATACAATACAAAATACTTGCTAACTATTGCAATTATCTTACAAGCGGGAGCATTTGCTGCATTTGGTTTAATGAATTCTGTATGGGGATGGTATGTATTATCAATTCCATTAGCAGTGGGCGGTGTATTTATTACCGTGATTGCCGGGCCAGTTTTGATTAACCAGTGGTTTAAAAAAAGCAAAGGGCTTGCACTTGGTATAATGGGGGCAGCAGGCGGAGCAATTGGCGCAATTGTTCAGCCAATAACAGGTAATTTGATAGCTACTCGCGGATGGAGTAGTACATACATTATTATTGGTATTGCGGTTATTGTCATTGTTGTACCAGTCATTTTGTTGCTAATTCGCAAATCCCCTAAGGAAAAAGGTCTATTACCATACGGGACGGCAGCGACAAATGACGAAAGTAGCCTGTCAAATGAAGATACTAGCAACCAAGGAATCACACTAGCGGTAGCAAAAAAAACCGCAGCTTTTTACTCCTTGATTCTATTTTTCTTCCTTATAACAGCAATTGCTAGCTTCTCAATGCATATTCCTACCTATTTAACTAGCCAAGGATATACGGTTGCATTCGCTGGGAATATAATGGGTGTTTATATGATTGGTGCGTTAGTTGGTGCATTGGCATTAGGTTTCTTCAGTGACAAAATAGGGGCGAAAACGACGACATTTCTTGCAATGTGCCTTGGTATCGTATCGGTAATTATTTTGCAGTTTTTCTCAGGAAATGTGGTACTTATTACTATTGCTGCTGCAATTTTCGGTTTCATGGGTGCCTCTATAGGTACGCTGGCTCCTATGTTGGCAACAGCGTTATTCGGGAACAAAGAATATAGCCAGATTTACTCAACTGCATCTTTAGGGTTGGCGGTCGCTTCAATGGTTGTGCTTCCTGCATATGGTTTTGTCTATGACTTTACAGGTACTTATGAAATGGTACTTTATGCACTAATAGCTATGTTCATCGTTAACATTATTGCAATTTATATTGCCTTTAAGAGCAAGAAGAAAATAGTTGAAAGCGGTTTGTGGAACTAA
- a CDS encoding GNAT family N-acetyltransferase — protein MVNLADKPLIVGEKVVLRPFKDEDFPFIEECLKDSEILKLTGSSSDFDRESTLRWYNTRNEQTDRLDLAIVDQTQDFLVGEVVVNLYDEKNHSMNFRILIGPRGRNQGLGTEATRLIIDYVFINTTLNQLTLSVFDFNPRAKHVYEKVGFVIYSIDENELEFEGKWIDSINMNLTRENWLNREKNAY, from the coding sequence ATGGTAAATCTAGCTGATAAACCACTAATAGTAGGGGAGAAAGTTGTTCTCAGACCCTTTAAGGATGAAGACTTTCCTTTTATAGAAGAATGCTTAAAGGATTCCGAAATATTAAAACTAACAGGAAGCAGTTCGGATTTTGATAGGGAATCAACTCTTCGTTGGTACAATACAAGGAATGAACAAACTGATCGATTGGATCTTGCTATTGTTGACCAAACCCAGGACTTCTTAGTGGGGGAGGTGGTGGTCAATTTATACGATGAAAAAAATCATAGTATGAATTTTAGGATACTTATTGGGCCGAGGGGAAGGAATCAAGGATTAGGTACGGAAGCAACTCGACTAATAATTGATTATGTATTTATAAACACTACACTCAACCAACTAACTTTAAGTGTATTTGACTTCAATCCAAGGGCAAAGCATGTTTATGAAAAGGTTGGCTTTGTAATATATAGCATTGATGAAAACGAACTAGAATTCGAAGGTAAATGGATTGACTCTATTAATATGAATTTAACAAGAGAGAATTGGCTAAACAGAGAAAAAAATGCTTATTGA
- a CDS encoding ATP-binding cassette domain-containing protein, with translation MIEVKEIAKNYGRKKILKGVSFTANKGEITCLIGINGVGKTTILNAIMALTPINKGQILINGETINKNMFEKITFIPDAITMLPQMKISAAMEFMNDFYTCWNQKRATELLGFFNLNETDRISSLSKGNAAKVNLLLGLAMDVDFVLMDEPFSGIDMFSREEIAKVFTSHLIENRGVIITTHEIGDIEHLIDKVVLLDEGIVIKEFSAEEARENEGKSVVDVMREVYQK, from the coding sequence ATGATTGAAGTAAAAGAGATTGCAAAGAATTATGGTCGGAAAAAAATATTAAAAGGTGTGTCTTTTACAGCCAACAAAGGTGAAATAACTTGTCTAATAGGCATCAACGGAGTTGGTAAGACAACCATTTTAAATGCCATTATGGCACTTACCCCGATAAACAAAGGGCAAATTTTAATAAACGGAGAAACCATTAATAAAAACATGTTTGAAAAAATCACCTTTATTCCTGATGCAATAACGATGCTGCCACAGATGAAAATCTCTGCGGCAATGGAGTTCATGAATGATTTTTATACATGCTGGAACCAAAAACGCGCAACCGAATTGCTTGGCTTTTTCAATTTAAATGAAACCGATAGAATTTCATCCTTATCAAAAGGAAATGCGGCAAAGGTCAATTTGTTACTGGGTTTAGCAATGGATGTCGATTTTGTATTAATGGATGAACCATTTTCTGGAATAGATATGTTTAGTCGAGAGGAAATTGCTAAAGTGTTCACGAGTCATTTAATTGAAAATAGAGGCGTTATCATAACGACACATGAAATAGGTGATATCGAACATTTAATCGATAAGGTTGTGCTATTAGATGAAGGGATTGTTATCAAGGAGTTCAGCGCGGAAGAAGCTCGTGAAAACGAAGGGAAATCTGTGGTGGATGTTATGAGAGAGGTGTATCAGAAATGA
- a CDS encoding GntR family transcriptional regulator: MNVNFNNRDPVYLQVVRYFKEKIAIGELVPGEEILSRRELANRININPNTAQRAYKEMEEQGLIHTERNHPSKITTDEKILGKVREELLVEAVETFVTSVRSINVPVDELLNLVRTKYTDNNDDKGA; encoded by the coding sequence ATGAATGTGAATTTTAATAATCGCGACCCCGTCTATTTGCAAGTTGTTCGGTATTTTAAAGAAAAAATTGCAATTGGAGAATTAGTACCTGGAGAAGAAATATTATCGAGGCGGGAGTTGGCAAACAGGATTAACATAAACCCAAATACCGCACAACGAGCGTATAAGGAAATGGAGGAACAGGGCTTGATCCATACCGAACGGAATCATCCGAGCAAAATAACAACCGATGAAAAGATACTAGGGAAAGTAAGAGAAGAGTTGCTAGTTGAGGCAGTTGAAACGTTTGTAACATCCGTTCGGTCTATTAATGTTCCAGTTGATGAATTATTGAACTTGGTAAGAACAAAGTACACAGATAATAACGATGATAAGGGGGCTTAA
- a CDS encoding S-layer homology domain-containing protein, translated as MKKLTTFIVSFLLTISMISNVKAESNQAFSDLKGNSAAKAILYLHDKHIISGYPDGTFRPNEPITRAQAAAMLVKALDIELIKNATVQFKDVTTKSNYYSILATINEKGIIRGDNGYMRPGESTSRAQMAAILRRAFNMTLDSQPTFTDVSPIHWAYSDINSIAKNRVASGYPDGSFKPSNIVTRAHFSAFLARAMEDSMKVKAYKSFVGDAGSEIVRDGWKYKTKDNMLVKLNQQTNEEIVLLSKSNFESVEGHFEERLGRKFPIILYNNELYIPYQKVIGMMSEIPSSFGLMKTTIDGGKLEEIKLPFMSYNARERNMYVWNDRIYYTVEKEPRDFESYYKDIPNVDDPLFLYSVNLSGGDLKLESRFSARFIFEDIGTKIGTFPYTQNHKSVEYEHSTIYYFNKKGVFKYSLLDKKTAQLSSVQAKDMIVTDRDLEIIDVRDKKHILKK; from the coding sequence ATGAAAAAGTTAACGACGTTTATCGTATCATTTTTGCTAACAATTTCTATGATATCTAACGTGAAAGCGGAGTCAAACCAAGCATTTTCAGATTTAAAAGGAAACAGTGCAGCTAAAGCAATTTTATATTTACACGACAAACATATTATCAGTGGCTATCCAGATGGTACATTCAGGCCAAATGAACCTATAACGCGTGCACAGGCAGCGGCAATGTTAGTGAAAGCACTTGATATTGAGCTAATTAAAAATGCAACTGTTCAGTTTAAAGATGTAACGACCAAATCAAACTATTATTCCATACTAGCAACAATCAATGAAAAAGGAATAATTCGTGGAGATAATGGTTATATGCGACCAGGGGAATCAACCTCTCGCGCACAAATGGCTGCTATTTTACGGAGAGCGTTCAATATGACTTTAGATAGTCAGCCAACTTTTACAGATGTATCTCCAATACATTGGGCCTATTCAGATATTAATAGCATTGCTAAAAATCGGGTTGCAAGTGGTTATCCAGATGGTTCTTTCAAACCTTCTAATATAGTTACACGTGCACATTTCTCCGCATTTTTAGCTCGTGCAATGGAAGATTCGATGAAAGTAAAAGCATATAAATCCTTTGTTGGTGACGCCGGTTCAGAAATTGTTCGAGATGGATGGAAGTATAAGACTAAAGACAACATGTTAGTCAAATTAAATCAACAGACAAATGAAGAAATTGTCTTACTTTCAAAAAGTAATTTTGAATCGGTAGAAGGGCACTTTGAAGAAAGGCTTGGAAGGAAATTTCCTATTATTTTATACAATAATGAACTCTATATTCCATACCAAAAAGTTATTGGGATGATGAGTGAGATTCCTTCTTCATTTGGTTTGATGAAGACAACGATAGACGGTGGAAAGCTAGAAGAAATTAAACTTCCGTTTATGTCGTATAATGCAAGAGAAAGAAACATGTATGTATGGAATGACAGAATCTACTATACAGTAGAAAAAGAACCACGTGATTTTGAGTCATACTATAAAGATATACCCAATGTAGATGATCCCTTATTTCTTTATTCCGTCAATTTGAGTGGAGGAGATTTAAAATTAGAATCCAGGTTTAGTGCTCGATTCATTTTTGAGGATATTGGTACAAAAATCGGTACTTTCCCTTATACACAAAATCATAAATCCGTAGAATATGAGCATTCAACAATATACTATTTCAATAAAAAAGGGGTATTTAAATACAGCTTACTAGATAAGAAAACAGCACAATTATCTAGCGTTCAAGCAAAAGATATGATAGTGACAGATCGAGACCTAGAAATTATAGATGTACGAGATAAAAAACATATATTGAAAAAATAA
- a CDS encoding helix-turn-helix domain-containing protein, with protein sequence MSCSTSIKSLIDIQEVNIIVGENCVKEGTYKGKRCKYISGKLSYIPTHCVKCGVKNTDFTVYKNGTQLSRITLPITGINPTYLLLKKQRFMCQACQCSFTAKTPIVQRNCFISQNVKAQVILKSTEAQSLTSIARDCSVSPATVQRQINQAAKQFIPHSKTLPKHLSFDEFKYVKGEMAFEYINAESGDVLDILDRRNNLRIKNHFIVNYSLTDRQHVETVTIDMNAGYVSVIIISAILVVCSARWRLQREQRELKTPQERAFCDEEAEAVPAESVHLERKTTGYMEDYMKKDYPKNQLY encoded by the coding sequence TTGTCATGTTCTACTAGTATAAAATCTTTGATTGATATTCAAGAAGTGAACATTATTGTTGGCGAAAATTGTGTAAAAGAAGGAACCTATAAAGGGAAAAGGTGTAAATACATTTCCGGGAAGTTAAGCTATATTCCCACACATTGCGTGAAATGCGGTGTGAAAAACACCGACTTTACAGTCTATAAAAACGGGACACAATTATCCAGAATTACCTTACCCATTACGGGTATAAATCCAACCTACCTACTTCTAAAGAAACAACGTTTCATGTGCCAGGCCTGTCAATGCAGTTTTACTGCCAAAACACCTATTGTTCAAAGGAATTGTTTTATTTCACAAAATGTAAAAGCGCAGGTCATTTTAAAGTCTACAGAAGCACAGTCACTTACGTCTATCGCAAGGGATTGTTCAGTATCACCTGCAACCGTTCAACGTCAAATTAACCAAGCCGCAAAACAATTTATCCCGCACTCCAAAACACTACCTAAGCATCTTTCTTTTGATGAGTTCAAATACGTAAAAGGTGAAATGGCCTTCGAATATATAAATGCGGAATCAGGAGACGTATTGGATATCCTAGACAGACGAAATAATCTTAGGATTAAGAATCACTTTATTGTGAACTACAGTTTGACTGACCGTCAACATGTGGAAACCGTAACAATTGATATGAATGCGGGTTATGTAAGTGTGATTATTATAAGTGCAATACTAGTTGTTTGTAGTGCAAGATGGCGACTCCAGCGGGAACAGCGCGAGCTGAAGACCCCACAGGAGCGTGCTTTTTGCGACGAGGAGGCTGAAGCCGTGCCCGCGGAAAGCGTCCATCTGGAACGGAAAACAACGGGATACATGGAAGACTATATGAAAAAGGACTATCCTAAAAATCAGCTTTACTGA
- a CDS encoding HEAT repeat domain-containing protein, with amino-acid sequence MDNNSLRFAIENDKFEEAAIILEEIGRSKDIQVIPLLIEYLQRTENASLRNSIALTLSDIGSEEVVQPLIDVINDPKTLGYRGTLLYALEPFDCSAHVETLIYHLINGNFEVQAQAYQLIESIKGEIADEILLNCIIEVKEELNEKERQMDILSDTLENLIAFKKK; translated from the coding sequence ATGGACAATAATTCATTAAGATTTGCAATAGAAAATGACAAGTTTGAGGAAGCAGCAATCATTTTAGAGGAAATTGGCAGAAGTAAGGACATTCAAGTAATTCCTCTACTTATTGAATACTTACAAAGAACAGAAAATGCTTCATTAAGAAACTCCATCGCTTTAACTTTAAGTGACATTGGGAGCGAAGAAGTGGTACAACCGTTAATAGATGTTATTAATGATCCAAAAACTTTAGGGTATAGAGGAACACTATTATACGCACTAGAACCGTTCGATTGTTCAGCACATGTAGAAACACTAATTTACCATTTGATAAATGGAAACTTTGAAGTACAAGCACAAGCGTATCAATTGATAGAATCAATTAAAGGTGAAATAGCAGATGAAATTTTATTGAACTGTATTATTGAGGTGAAAGAAGAGTTAAATGAAAAAGAAAGACAAATGGATATACTGTCAGATACGTTAGAAAATTTGATTGCTTTTAAGAAAAAATAA
- the pepF gene encoding oligoendopeptidase F: MTNKMLRREEVPVEMTWDLQSLFPSDEAWNEEFKAFEQLIPEAEKFKGKLVESAENLYETLQFSDKMSERFKKLHMYSFLKHDQDTTNSTYQAMDGRVNSLGAKFGAAWSFITPGILALDEATIQSYLTTYEPLRLYEQLFKELNLERPHVLSAKNEELLAQLSEVTNASAQTFFTLDNADLQFPNVKNDKGEGVPLAHASYMSFLESENRDVREGAFKAFYETYGKYIHTFSSTLAGHVKAQNANAEIRKFGSARHAAMKTNSIPEKVYDQLVTTVHENLPLLHRYVALRKKVLGVDELHMYDLFTPLVKESKMEILYEQAKDMMVKSFAPLGEEYQASVQQGLDSRWVDVFENKGKRSGAYSGGSYGTNPYILMNWKNNLENLFTLSHEFGHSMHSYYTRQTQPFPYARYSIFVAEVASICNEELLSDHLLKTVDNPQQKIYLLNHWLNNFHGTIFRQTMLAEFEHTVHQIDQHGEALTAEKLTEVYYNLNKQYFGEAMTIDKEIGLEWARIPHFYFNYYVYQYATGQGAAIALSKQILEEGKPAVNRYINNFLKAGCSDFPIELLKAAGVDMESSAPIAEACKVFEVKLNELESLLSTNN; the protein is encoded by the coding sequence ATGACAAACAAAATGTTAAGACGTGAAGAAGTACCTGTTGAAATGACTTGGGATTTACAAAGTCTTTTCCCATCCGATGAAGCTTGGAACGAGGAATTTAAAGCGTTTGAGCAACTAATACCTGAAGCTGAAAAATTTAAAGGCAAATTGGTAGAAAGTGCAGAGAATTTATATGAGACATTACAATTTAGCGATAAAATGTCTGAGCGTTTTAAAAAGCTACACATGTATAGCTTTTTAAAGCATGACCAAGATACAACAAATAGTACGTATCAAGCAATGGATGGTCGCGTAAACTCATTGGGTGCCAAGTTTGGTGCTGCATGGTCATTTATTACACCAGGAATTTTAGCGCTTGATGAAGCAACTATACAAAGCTATTTAACTACTTATGAGCCACTACGTTTATATGAACAACTATTTAAAGAATTAAACCTAGAACGTCCACATGTGTTATCTGCAAAGAATGAAGAATTACTTGCACAACTTTCAGAAGTAACCAATGCTTCTGCCCAAACCTTTTTCACGTTAGATAATGCGGATTTACAATTTCCAAACGTGAAAAATGACAAAGGTGAAGGAGTACCATTAGCACACGCCTCGTACATGTCATTTTTAGAAAGCGAAAATCGCGATGTGCGTGAAGGGGCATTTAAAGCGTTTTATGAAACGTACGGAAAGTACATACATACATTTTCTTCTACTTTAGCAGGGCATGTAAAAGCTCAAAATGCTAATGCAGAAATACGTAAATTTGGTTCGGCTCGTCACGCTGCAATGAAAACTAATTCTATTCCAGAAAAAGTGTACGATCAGTTAGTTACTACAGTACACGAAAATTTACCACTTCTACATCGTTACGTAGCATTGCGTAAAAAAGTATTAGGTGTAGATGAACTCCATATGTATGATTTATTTACACCTTTAGTTAAAGAATCGAAAATGGAAATACTATATGAACAAGCGAAAGATATGATGGTGAAAAGTTTTGCACCACTTGGAGAAGAGTACCAAGCATCTGTACAACAAGGATTGGATAGCCGCTGGGTTGATGTGTTTGAAAACAAGGGGAAGCGTAGCGGTGCTTATTCTGGGGGTTCATATGGTACAAATCCTTATATATTAATGAATTGGAAAAATAATTTAGAGAACTTATTTACACTATCACATGAATTTGGTCATAGTATGCATAGTTACTATACCCGCCAAACTCAACCTTTTCCTTATGCACGTTATTCAATTTTCGTAGCAGAAGTAGCGTCTATTTGTAATGAGGAATTATTATCTGACCATTTACTAAAAACAGTAGATAATCCACAGCAAAAAATTTACTTGCTAAATCACTGGTTAAATAATTTCCATGGAACTATATTCCGTCAAACAATGCTCGCTGAGTTTGAGCATACCGTACACCAGATTGATCAACATGGTGAAGCATTAACAGCTGAAAAGCTGACAGAAGTTTACTACAACTTGAATAAACAGTATTTTGGTGAAGCGATGACGATAGATAAAGAAATTGGTTTAGAATGGGCACGTATTCCACACTTCTATTTCAACTACTATGTATACCAATACGCAACTGGTCAAGGCGCTGCTATTGCGTTAAGCAAACAGATTTTGGAAGAAGGTAAACCTGCAGTGAATCGATATATTAATAACTTCTTAAAAGCAGGCTGTTCAGACTTCCCGATTGAACTATTAAAAGCAGCTGGTGTGGATATGGAATCATCAGCACCAATCGCTGAAGCATGTAAAGTATTTGAAGTGAAATTAAATGAACTCGAGTCATTATTGTCAACAAACAATTGA